One window from the genome of Terrimicrobium sacchariphilum encodes:
- a CDS encoding type II secretion system protein — MKYRRVHSAAWSLVELLVAIGIIGILASLALPAWSGVRANADQAQCASRLRNLASASLSWINDHGGAMPDAMYWRFPSENHDGSILPYLGYRDTMLNQKGPTALSCPASLRAVGPNADWNRSYSINIYACGTENGQRYSPFDRGVARIQQVASPAKMAFFMDGNFLAGGAPERKVGPASVENVWDKQQKTGFYDQHTGNGANVVFLDGHLGLISRTNLPKGTPTEQRLNPFWGAIQ, encoded by the coding sequence ATGAAATATCGTCGCGTTCATTCGGCAGCCTGGAGTCTCGTCGAGCTCCTCGTCGCCATTGGTATCATCGGCATACTGGCCTCGCTTGCCCTGCCTGCCTGGAGCGGCGTTCGGGCCAATGCCGATCAAGCACAGTGCGCCTCCCGTTTGAGAAATCTCGCCTCGGCCAGCCTCAGCTGGATCAATGATCATGGCGGGGCGATGCCGGATGCGATGTATTGGCGATTCCCTAGTGAGAATCACGATGGCTCCATCCTGCCCTACCTGGGCTATAGGGACACGATGCTAAACCAGAAAGGACCCACTGCGCTGAGTTGTCCCGCTTCCCTTCGCGCGGTCGGTCCGAATGCAGATTGGAACCGGAGCTATTCCATCAACATCTACGCCTGCGGCACCGAGAACGGTCAGCGTTACAGTCCATTCGACCGGGGTGTCGCCCGCATCCAGCAGGTCGCCAGTCCGGCAAAGATGGCGTTTTTCATGGACGGCAACTTCCTGGCTGGCGGAGCCCCGGAGCGTAAGGTTGGTCCCGCCAGCGTGGAGAACGTGTGGGATAAACAGCAAAAAACCGGCTTTTACGATCAGCATACAGGCAATGGGGCCAATGTGGTCTTCCTCGACGGCCATCTGGGACTCATTTCCCGGACCAATCTGCCGAAGGGAACCCCTACCGAACAGAGGCTGAATCCCTTTTGGGGCGCCATCCAATAG
- a CDS encoding Gfo/Idh/MocA family protein, whose translation MKLVDVVLVGIGGYGARYVRALDDLPEARLVAVVDPMAESTEHWNTIQERGVRQYRSLGDFLAAGGRADLAVISSPIGFHQEQSCLALRAGMNVLCEKPISATMEEALRMIEARDAAGRFLEIGYQWSFSRAIRQLKEDILAGIFGDSLLFKTLVAWPRGSAYYGRNDWSGRITNDEGRPVYDSPVNNATAHYLHNMLFLGGRSMESAAHPIFIEAECYRGNEIENFDTACCRITTDEVPEILFLTSHCVERNFGPIFELRFERGTIRYPVGGSIEAILETGRHVNYGDPEADPMGKLRLCLERCRCSQQQPAFCGPEAAASLTACVEGIQRMPVHRFPANDLARRPLHSDDDVLVYLPGLVETFQDAFEVERLPSEFGVPWTSPAGSVDLTSGFGRQRRGETALKSHTKRDVMLSTSIGEDR comes from the coding sequence ATGAAATTGGTAGATGTGGTTTTGGTAGGTATCGGGGGTTATGGCGCCAGATATGTCAGGGCGCTGGATGATTTGCCCGAAGCCAGGCTTGTAGCGGTCGTCGACCCAATGGCGGAATCCACCGAGCACTGGAACACAATCCAGGAAAGAGGAGTTAGGCAATACAGGAGCCTTGGCGATTTTCTTGCCGCCGGAGGGCGGGCCGACCTGGCTGTGATCTCGTCGCCGATTGGCTTTCATCAGGAGCAGTCCTGTCTCGCCTTGCGGGCGGGAATGAATGTGCTTTGCGAAAAGCCGATCAGTGCCACGATGGAGGAGGCTCTACGCATGATCGAGGCGAGGGACGCTGCCGGACGTTTTCTCGAGATTGGCTACCAGTGGTCCTTCAGTCGAGCCATCCGGCAACTCAAGGAGGACATCCTGGCCGGAATATTTGGCGACTCATTGCTCTTCAAGACTCTGGTCGCCTGGCCGCGGGGCAGCGCGTACTATGGGCGCAATGACTGGAGTGGTCGGATAACGAATGATGAGGGCAGGCCAGTCTACGACAGCCCGGTAAATAACGCCACGGCCCATTATCTCCACAATATGCTGTTCCTTGGTGGTCGCAGTATGGAGAGCGCTGCGCATCCTATTTTCATTGAGGCTGAGTGCTACCGTGGTAATGAGATCGAAAACTTTGATACAGCATGCTGCCGGATCACTACGGACGAAGTTCCTGAGATCTTGTTTTTAACCTCGCATTGCGTGGAGCGAAATTTTGGCCCGATTTTTGAGTTGAGATTCGAGCGGGGTACGATTCGCTATCCGGTCGGCGGCTCCATCGAGGCTATCCTCGAGACGGGGCGGCATGTGAACTACGGTGATCCTGAGGCTGATCCCATGGGGAAGCTCCGCTTGTGCCTGGAGCGATGCCGATGTTCTCAACAGCAACCCGCCTTCTGTGGCCCGGAGGCCGCCGCCTCTCTGACGGCATGTGTCGAGGGCATTCAGCGTATGCCTGTGCATCGTTTTCCAGCAAACGACTTGGCTCGTCGTCCGCTTCATTCTGACGATGACGTACTGGTGTACCTTCCGGGACTGGTCGAAACATTTCAGGATGCATTTGAAGTGGAGCGCCTTCCCTCGGAATTCGGGGTTCCATGGACCAGTCCTGCGGGGAGTGTTGATCTGACATCTGGTTTCGGCCGACAGCGTCGGGGCGAAACAGCATTAAAGTCGCATACCAAGAGGGATGTCATGCTCTCGACGTCGATCGGAGAGGATCGTTAA
- a CDS encoding VOC family protein, which yields MPPFSPSIGLLETCLEVDDLPRSLDFYTRFFGFPVMVNEGHFCALDVAGRSVLLIFCRGHQHGGQMACGRIPPHGGTGTSHIGFSTTEADLPAWETRLAEWSIPVESKFTWPTGGTSVFFRDPDGHLLEFLTPRVWPTY from the coding sequence GTGCCTCCGTTCTCTCCATCCATAGGGCTCCTGGAAACCTGCCTGGAAGTCGATGACCTGCCCCGTTCTCTGGATTTCTATACCCGTTTCTTTGGCTTCCCGGTCATGGTCAATGAAGGCCACTTTTGCGCGCTCGATGTCGCAGGCCGCAGCGTACTTTTGATCTTTTGCCGAGGCCACCAGCATGGAGGCCAGATGGCTTGCGGACGCATCCCTCCCCATGGAGGCACGGGAACCTCCCATATTGGCTTCTCCACCACGGAAGCCGATCTCCCGGCTTGGGAAACCAGGCTCGCGGAATGGAGCATCCCGGTGGAGAGCAAGTTCACCTGGCCCACGGGCGGCACCAGTGTCTTCTTCCGCGATCCGGATGGCCATCTGCTGGAATTTCTCACTCCACGCGTCTGGCCGACTTATTAG
- a CDS encoding YqgE/AlgH family protein, with amino-acid sequence MIARMYCQANAKSALERGPGWGNSGSMAHDGFAPSNLTGSLLIAHPSLTDPNFRRTILFLSHHTVEDGAVGLVLNRPLRKTLGEIAASKVPFALQQAETFYGGPVAMDQVTVANLQWQDDPSSVVFHSYTGLEEIEIGNGWLPSLRVFLGYAGWTAGQLEGEIEQKAWIVMKPTRDLIEMATPDDAWRTIMRASSPSLKLLSEAPDHPEWN; translated from the coding sequence ATGATAGCCAGGATGTACTGTCAGGCGAATGCAAAGAGTGCGCTTGAGCGTGGGCCGGGCTGGGGCAATAGTGGTTCCATGGCGCATGATGGTTTCGCCCCGTCCAATCTTACTGGCTCGTTGCTGATTGCGCATCCGAGCCTGACGGATCCGAATTTCCGGCGCACCATCCTGTTCCTTTCCCATCACACGGTCGAGGACGGGGCTGTTGGTCTGGTATTGAACCGTCCTCTGCGCAAGACACTTGGCGAGATCGCTGCGTCCAAGGTGCCTTTTGCCCTCCAGCAGGCGGAGACATTCTACGGAGGCCCTGTAGCGATGGACCAGGTGACGGTCGCCAATCTGCAGTGGCAGGACGATCCCTCGTCCGTGGTCTTTCACAGCTATACGGGGCTCGAGGAAATTGAGATCGGGAACGGTTGGCTGCCCAGCTTGCGGGTATTCCTCGGTTATGCTGGCTGGACGGCCGGTCAGTTGGAAGGCGAGATCGAGCAGAAGGCCTGGATCGTTATGAAACCGACGCGTGACCTCATCGAGATGGCGACGCCGGACGACGCCTGGCGTACCATTATGCGGGCGTCGAGTCCCTCGCTGAAGCTTCTCTCGGAAGCTCCGGATCATCCGGAGTGGAACTAG